The DNA region AGCGGCGAGGGCCTTGATGGCGCGCTCACGCCAGCTTCGATCAATGCCGGCGGAGAGCAGCCGATTGAGTGCGTCGTATCGCGGAGCGATGCGATCGAACATCGAACGGATCTTGTCGCTTTCCACGCGCATTGACGTCCCCCGACGGCTCGGGCTCCACAAGTTTCAAAATTCTCTGAAACAAGTGGCTTCTAGAGGCGTCGGGCGGCCGGGTCAAGCGGCGCCGCGACACCGCGAGCGGCGTTGACCACTTCACATTTCAACCAGTTGCGGGCCTGGATGCGCCCACCGAGCCTTCCAGAGCCGTCCGTGCTTTAACTCCACCGTGCGGCCCGGCGAACATCCTGAGTTCTTTCGGTTGCCCCCGCCGGAGGGCCGCTCGAGGGAGAGCACCATTCGCCTGGACGGCCAAGGTCGCTTCTTCCACGACGGGCAGGTCGTGGACCATCCCCGCCTCGCACGCGCCCTCGCGACCTGGATTTCGCGGCACCCCGACGACAACCGCTACATCCTCAACAACGGCTACGACTGGACCTATTTCGAAGTCGAAGACGTCCCCTACTTCGTGGCCGCCGTCTCTCGCGGCCCTGCGGGGCTCGTCTTGGAGCTGACCGACGGCTCGCAGCAGCCGCTCGACCCCGCGCAAACGACCTGTTCGGCGGACGGAAACCTCCGCACTCGCGTCAAGCCCGATGCGCCCGGTGGGCCCTACGACGCGAAGTTCACGCGAGCTGCACTCGTCGACCTCTCCGCCGAGGTCGAAGACTCGGGCGACGGAGCGCTGCGCCTGGCCGGCGTCCCGCTGCGGCTCGAGTCGTAGCCGATCGGCCGCCGAATCGGGGTTTTGAAGCCGATCGTGGTGAAACCTCGTGTACGATGCCGCCCCGATGCGTCTCCTCATCGCCGACAAGCTTCACCCCCGTGCCATCGAAGAGCTTCGCGCTCTCCCCATCGAAGTGATCTACGAACCCGAGATCACGCGGGAGACCCTCGAACAGAAGATCACCAACGTGGGCATCCTCGTGGTTCGGTCGACCGAGGTCACGGAAGCCGCCGTTGAGAAGGCGCGCGCGCTTCACCTCATCGTCCGCGCCGGCGCGAACTACAGCACCATTGACGCGAAGGCCGCCAGCCGCCGCGGCATCTACGTGGCGAACTGCCCCGGAAAAAACGCCGGCGCCGTCGCCGAGCTCGTCTTCGGTCTCCTCATCTCCATCGACCGTCGCATCCCCGACGCCATGGCGTCGTTGCGGTCCAGCAAGTGGGAGCGCGGCGAATACAGCAAGGCCGAGGGCATCTTCGGCAAGACGCTCGGCGTGGCCGGCATGGGCGCCGTGGGGCGCGACGTCGCGCAGCGGGCGAAGGCCTTTGGCCTCAACGTCCTCGGCTGGAGCCGCTCGCTCACGCCGTCGCGGGCCGCCGAGCTCGGCATCGGCTACGCCGGCAGCCTCGAGGAGCTGGCCTCGAAGTCGAACATCTTGAGCCTCCACTTGGCGCTCACCGATCGCACGCAAAAGATCGTCGACAAGCGAATCTTCGACGCGATGCCCGCCCGCGCGATCCTCATCAACACGGCCCGCGCAGACCTCGTCGATCAAGCGGCCCTCCGCGCCGCTGTGCGGGGCGGCCTGCGCGTCGGCATCGACGTCTACCCCGACGAGCCCAAGGGTCGCGGCGAATACCATTCGGACCTGTTCGCGCCGGCGACGGCCGGCTCGGGCTTCGTCTACGGCACGCCGCACATCGCCGCCTCGACCGATCAGGCGCAGCTCTCCATCGCGACGGAGACGGTCCGCGTCATTCGCTCGTTCTTGCTCGAAGGCCACGTTCCCAACGTGGTCAACACCTCGAGCTCGGTGGCGAAATTCCAGATCGTCATCCGCATGCTCGACAAGGTCGGCACCTTCGCCCACGTGCTCTCGGTCCTGAAGCGACACGGGAACAACGTCGAAGAGGTCACCAACACGGTCTTCGAAGGCGGCTCTGCGGCCTGCGCGAAGCTCCGCGTCGTCTCTCGGCCCACGGAAGTGTGCCTCAGCGAGATTCGCGCCTTCGAGGAAGTGCTCCAGGTCGACGTCGTCACGTTGCCGAACCTCGCCTGAGTCTCGCCGACTCCGATCCGCATGCGAACGACGGCCGCAAGAGTCCCTTCCTTGGCGGCTGCCGCTCTCCGGCGCTTAGGCCTTGGGATGGCCCTCTTGCTCCTCGTCGGTTGCCCGAAGCGGGAGGTGCGGAACGACGCCGGCGTGGAGGCGGGCACGCGCACAGTGACGGGCGTGGCGCCGCTCGACGCGTCTTCGCCGCTCGCTTCCGTGGACGCCGGCCTCTCGACGACGACGCGCGACGCAGGCCCGCTCCCGGCCGACGACGCCCTGCCGCCAACAGCGCCGGCAGACCTTGCACTCCGCGGCAAACAC from Myxococcales bacterium includes:
- a CDS encoding D-3-phosphoglycerate dehydrogenase; the protein is MRLLIADKLHPRAIEELRALPIEVIYEPEITRETLEQKITNVGILVVRSTEVTEAAVEKARALHLIVRAGANYSTIDAKAASRRGIYVANCPGKNAGAVAELVFGLLISIDRRIPDAMASLRSSKWERGEYSKAEGIFGKTLGVAGMGAVGRDVAQRAKAFGLNVLGWSRSLTPSRAAELGIGYAGSLEELASKSNILSLHLALTDRTQKIVDKRIFDAMPARAILINTARADLVDQAALRAAVRGGLRVGIDVYPDEPKGRGEYHSDLFAPATAGSGFVYGTPHIAASTDQAQLSIATETVRVIRSFLLEGHVPNVVNTSSSVAKFQIVIRMLDKVGTFAHVLSVLKRHGNNVEEVTNTVFEGGSAACAKLRVVSRPTEVCLSEIRAFEEVLQVDVVTLPNLA